From the Castor canadensis chromosome 9, mCasCan1.hap1v2, whole genome shotgun sequence genome, one window contains:
- the Qdpr gene encoding dihydropteridine reductase has product MAAAAGEARRVLVYGGRGALGSRCVQAFRARNWWVASIDVVENEEASASVIVKMTDSFTEQADQVTAEVGKLLGDEKVDAILCVAGGWAGGNAKSKSLFKNCDLMWKQSMWTSTISSHLATKHLKEGGLLTLAGAKAALDGTPGMIGYGMAKGAVHQLCQSLAGKNSGMPSEAAAIAVLPVILDTPMNRKSMPEADFSSWTPLEFLVETFHDWITGKNRPSSGSLIQVVTTEGKTELTPAYF; this is encoded by the exons atggcggcggcggcgggcgagGCGCGCCGGGTGCTGGTGTACGGCGGCCGGGGCGCGCTCGGCTCCCGCTGCGTGCAGGCCTTCCGGGCCCGCAACTGG TGGGTCGCCAGCATTGATGTGGTGGAGAACGAAGAGGCCAGTGCCAGTGTCATTGTTAAAATGACAGACTCATTTACTGAGCAGGCTGACCAG GTGACTGCGGAGGTTGGAAAGCTCTTGGGTGATGAGAAGGTGGATGCAATTCTTTGTGTGGCTGGAGGATGGGCCGGGGGCAACGCCAAATCCAAGT CTCTCTTTAAAAACTGTGACCTGATGTGGAAGCAGAGCATGTGGACATCCACCATCTCCAGCCACCTGGCCACCAAGCACCTAAAGGAAGGAGGCCTCTTGACCTTGGCTGGTGCCAAGGCTGCCCTGGATGGGACTCCTG GGATGATCGGCTATGGCATGGCCAAGGGTGCCGTCCATCAGCTCTGCCAGAGCCTCGCAGGGAAGAACAGTGGCATGCCATCTGAGGCTGCAGCTATCGCCGTGCTCCC GGTTATCCTGGATACCCCGatgaacaggaaatcaatgcctGAGGCTGACTTCAGCTCCTGGACACCCTTAGAATTCCTGGTTGA aACCTTCCATGATTGGATCACAGGGAAAAACCGACCGAGCTCAGGAAGCCTGATCCAGGTGGTGACCACGGAAGGAAAGACGGAGCTCACCCCTGCTTATTTTTAA